A single Sphingopyxis chilensis DNA region contains:
- a CDS encoding UTRA domain-containing protein, which yields MYSYRLLDCAMAEPDWSARSDLGLSAGTPAIRMLCLHLCDDRPFQLEERLINIEAAPQITCQPLETVSPGQWLLAHVPWTEAKHMISAQNADRKLADHLGIDPGKACLVVERRTWNDDVPVTFARFWYPGGDHALEGHFHPSW from the coding sequence CCGAACCGGACTGGTCGGCCCGGAGCGATCTTGGCCTTTCCGCCGGCACGCCAGCGATCCGCATGCTGTGCCTGCATTTGTGCGACGACCGGCCGTTCCAGCTGGAGGAGCGCCTGATCAATATCGAGGCGGCGCCGCAGATTACTTGTCAGCCGCTCGAAACGGTCAGTCCCGGCCAATGGCTTCTCGCGCATGTGCCCTGGACCGAGGCCAAGCATATGATTTCTGCGCAGAATGCCGATAGGAAGCTTGCAGACCATCTCGGCATCGACCCCGGCAAAGCCTGCCTGGTCGTGGAGCGGCGAACATGGAACGACGACGTGCCGGTTACATTCGCCCGGTTCTGGTATCCTGGCGGCGACCACGCCCTCGAAGGTCATTTTCATCCCTCCTGGTAA